From Glycine soja cultivar W05 chromosome 4, ASM419377v2, whole genome shotgun sequence, the proteins below share one genomic window:
- the LOC114408710 gene encoding heat stress transcription factor B-4-like, whose translation MAVLLDNCEGILLSLDSHKSVPAPFLTKTYQLVDEPTTDHIVSWGEDDTTFVVWRPPEFARDLLPNYFKHNNFSSFVRQLNTYGFRKIVPDRWEFANEFFKKGEKHLLCEIHRRKTAQPQQGIMNHHHHHAHSPLGVNVNVPTFFPFSSRVSISTSNDSDDQSNWCDSPPRGATSLVNGAAAANYNTSVTALSEDNERLRRSNNMLMSELAHMKKLYNDIIYFVQNHVKPVAPSNSYSSSLLLCNTPSATPISSANNVSMMQRPMNQLLGYYSTNPKQGATQITQPQTYVVNSPTNTSRSSITIFEGPASSNINSCKTKLFGVSLQSKKRVHPDCGSNPETNRARLVLEKDDLGLNLMPPSTC comes from the exons ATGGCTGTTCTTCTAGACAACTGTGAAGGCATTTTACTCTCTTTGGACTCACACAAATCAGTGCCAGCTCCTTTCCTCACCAAGACATACCAACTTGTGGACGAACCCACCACAGATCACATTGTTTCTTGGGGCGAAGACGACACCACCTTCGTCGTTTGGCGTCCTCCTGAATTCGCCAGAGACCTTCTTCCTAACTACTTCAAACACAACAACTTCTCCAGCTTCGTTCGCCAACTCAACACCTAT GGTTTTAGAAAGATTGTGCCAGACCGATGGGAGTTCGCGAACGAATTCTTCAAGAAGGGAGAGAAACACTTGCTGTGCGAGATCCATAGAAGAAAAACGGCTCAGCCTCAACAAGGAATCATGAACCACCATCACCACCATGCTCATTCTCCGTTGGGAGTCAACGTTAACGTTCCAACTTTCTTTCCCTTCTCCAGCAGAGTCAGCATCTCTACTTCCAACGACTCCGACGACCAATCCAACTGGTGCGACTCGCCGCCACGTGGAGCCACCTCATTGGTGAACGGTGCAGCAGCAGCCAACTACAACACTTCCGTCACGGCGCTTTCGGAGGACAACGAGAGActcagaagaagcaacaacatgCTCATGTCGGAACTCGCGCACATGAAGAAGCTCTACAATGACATCATCTACTTCGTTCAGAACCATGTCAAGCCAGTGGCTCCAAGCAATTCTTACTCTTCTTCTTTGCTACTATGCAATACACCTTCTGCCACTCCAATAAGTAGTGCCAATAATGTTTCAATGATGCAAAGGCCAATGAACCAGCTTCTGGGGTATTATTCTACTAACCCTAAACAAGGAGCTACACAAATTACTCAACCTCAGACCTATGTTGTGAACTCTCCCACCAACACATCAAGGAGTTCTATAACAATTTTTGAAGGGCCTGCCAGCAGTAACATTAATAGCTGCAAGACCAAGCTTTTTGGGGTGTCGCTGCAGTCCAAGAAAAGGGTGCACCCGGATTGTGGATCTAATCCAGAGACCAACAGGGCTCGTTTGGTTTTGGAAAAAGATGACTTGGGCTTGAATCTCATGCCTCCATCCACTTGTTAG